A genomic window from Leptolyngbya sp. BL0902 includes:
- a CDS encoding SRPBCC family protein — MSTATVFQQSITIRADPARVDRCFTDLDWMHRWLNPALRCEPIDPWDIQPGSRCRFQLQIPLWQPSLRCTVVDRAPGLIVWAFEGFFHGQDRWQYDPTPQGTILLNRFEFEIPNPLVAWGFHQVAAPWTQRDMQAQLQRLKTLAEGQS, encoded by the coding sequence ATGTCCACCGCCACCGTATTCCAACAGTCGATCACTATCCGAGCAGATCCCGCCAGGGTGGATCGTTGCTTCACCGATTTGGACTGGATGCATCGCTGGCTCAACCCCGCCCTGCGGTGCGAACCCATTGACCCATGGGATATCCAACCGGGAAGCCGCTGTCGATTTCAGCTACAAATTCCTCTGTGGCAGCCCAGTCTTCGCTGCACCGTGGTGGATCGAGCACCGGGGCTAATTGTCTGGGCCTTTGAGGGCTTTTTCCACGGCCAAGACCGTTGGCAGTACGACCCCACCCCCCAGGGCACCATTCTGCTGAATCGCTTTGAGTTTGAGATTCCCAATCCCCTAGTGGCCTGGGGCTTTCACCAGGTAGCGGCCCCCTGGACTCAGCGCGATATGCAAGCCCAGTTGCAACGCCTCAAAACCCTCGCCGAGGGCCAGAGCTAG
- a CDS encoding RNA recognition motif domain-containing protein, with amino-acid sequence MSIRLYVGNLSRDLQRPDFENVFAPYNDDLVSVKLISDKKTGKCRGFGFVTVKTEEKADEIVAQLNGHVLEELPLKIEKALPRTKAEPEAEARETSSNSGGKRARSNNRKTNNAATTVSSASTTAQPDPRWANQLEQLKAMLAAQTTAS; translated from the coding sequence ATGTCAATCCGTCTTTATGTTGGCAATCTCTCTAGAGATTTGCAGCGTCCAGATTTTGAAAACGTTTTTGCGCCCTACAACGATGATCTGGTCTCTGTAAAACTTATTTCCGACAAAAAAACAGGCAAATGTCGGGGTTTTGGGTTTGTGACGGTGAAGACCGAAGAGAAAGCCGACGAGATTGTGGCCCAACTCAATGGCCACGTCTTGGAAGAACTTCCCCTCAAAATTGAGAAAGCCCTACCCCGCACGAAGGCCGAGCCCGAAGCCGAGGCGCGGGAAACCAGCAGCAATAGCGGCGGCAAGCGTGCTCGTAGCAATAACCGTAAGACCAATAATGCGGCGACCACCGTTTCTTCAGCTAGTACGACCGCACAACCGGATCCTCGCTGGGCCAATCAGTTGGAGCAACTGAAAGCCATGCTAGCCGCCCAAACGACGGCATCCTAG